The Parambassis ranga chromosome 19, fParRan2.1, whole genome shotgun sequence genome contains a region encoding:
- the becn1 gene encoding beclin-1, with the protein MEGSKSSSTTMQVSFVCQRCCQPLKLDTSFKVLDRVTIHELTAPLVTVTPSKQADSSEGETAPEETFVENKPDGVSRKYIPPARMMSTESANSFTLLGEASDGGIMENLSRGLKVISDLFDIMSGQTDVDHPLCEECTDTLLDHLDTQLNITENECQNYKQCLELLSHLEVEEEQTLLAELEQLKEEEKALVQDLEAVEEQRAAVAQELAQSRIHAQQLDTEELQYQKEYSEFKRQQLELDDELKSVDNQMRYCQIQLDRLKKTNVFNATFHIWHSGQFGTINNFRLGRLPSVPVEWNEINAAWGQTVLLLHALANKMGLRFQRYRLVPYGNHSYLESLTDKSKELPLYCSGGLRFFWDNKFDHAMVAFLDCVQQFKEEVEKGDTGFCLPYRMDVEKGKIEDTGGSGGSYSIKTQFNSEEQWTKALKFMLTNLKWGLAWVTSQFYNR; encoded by the exons ATGGAGGGCTCCAAGTCGTCGAGCACAACCATGCAGGTCAGCTTCGTGTGTCAGCGATGTTGTCAGCCGCTCAAACTGGACACATCCTTCAAAGTGCTCGATCGGGTCACCATCCATGAACTTACTG ctccgcTGGTCACTGTGACGCCCAGCAAGCAGGCTGACAGCAGTGAGGGGGAGACGGCACCAGAG GAGACCTTTGTTGAAAACAAGCCAGATGGAGTGTCAAGAAAATACATCCCTCCAGCACG GATGATGTCAACAGAGAGCGCCAACAGTTTCACACTGCTTGGAGAAGCATCCGATGGGGGCATCATGGAAAATCTCAGTCGTGGATTGAAAGTGATCAGTGACCTATTTGACATCATGTCAGGGCAGACAGATGTTGACCATCCACTGTGTGAGGAGTGCACTGACACTCTGCTGGATCACTTGGATACGCAACTCAACATCACAGAAAATGAATGCCAGAATTACAA GCAGTGTTTAGAGCTGCTATCACACTTGGAGGTAGAGGAAGAGCAAACCCTGTTGGCAGAGCTGGAGCAActcaaagaggaggagaaggcccTGGTCCAGGATCTGGAGgcggtggaggagcagcgagcTGCTGTGGCCCAAGAACTGGCTCAGAGCAGGATCCATGCTCAGCAGCTGGACACAGAAGAGCTACA GTACCAAAAGGAGTACAGCGAGTTTAAAcgacagcagctggagctggacgACGAGCTGAAGAGTGTTGACAACCAGATGCGTTACTGCCAGATCCAGCTCGACCGCCTGAAAAAGACCAACGTTTTCAATGCTACATTTCACATctg GCACAGTGGACAGTTTGGTACCATCAACAATTTCCGTCTGGGTAGGCTCCCCAGCGTCCCCGTGGAGTGGAATGAGATCAATGCAGCCTGGGGGCAGACGGTCCTGCTGCTTCATGCTCTGGCAAACAAAATGGGGCTACGCTTTCAGAG ATATCGTCTTGTCCCGTATGGAAACCACTCATACTTAGAGTCATTGACTGACAAGTCAAAG GAACTTCCACTGTACTGCTCAGGTGGTTTGAGGTTTTTCTGGGACAATAAATTTGACCATGCCATGGTGGCCTTCCTGGACTGTGTCCAGCAGTTCAAGGAGGAAGTGGAAAAAGGAGACACTGGCTTCTGCCTCCCATACAG GATGGACGTGGAGAAGGGTAAGATTGAAGACACAGGTGGGAGTGGAGGCTCCTACTCCATCAAAACTCAGTTCAACTCCGAGGAGCAATGGACCAAGGCGCTCAAGTTTATGCTCACCAATCTTAAGTGGGGTCTGGCCTGGGTCACTTCACAGTTCTACAACAGATAA
- the LOC114451737 gene encoding serine/threonine-protein kinase tousled-like 2 produces MMEGLHSQAISLDPRRQELLEARFTGVGVAKSSANSESSNQSLCSAGSLSDKELETPEKKVNERSRKRKGDISDSNSQGKGRAHKISDYFEFAGSSGSGTSPARGVPLLVRSSPQHSLSIPSFQHGSSSSTGSAHTDSSSCSSVKTVPTHSSCSHKAIQSELTLLKLIALEKNKNSDLEKKEGRIDDLLRANCDLRRQVEEQQKMLERYKERLNKCVTMSKKLLIEKSKQEKMACRDKSMQDRLRLGHFTTVRHGASFTEQWTDGYAFQNLIKQQERINSQREDIERQRKLLGKRKPPSMAQTPPPNMEQNKRKSRSNGQENETLSLAEYHEQEEIFKLRIGHLKKEEAEIQAELEQLERVRNLHIRELKRIHNEDNSQFKDHPTLNDRYLLLHLLGRGGFSEVFKAFDLTEQRYVAIKIHQLNKNWREEKKENYHKHACREYRIHKELDHPRIVKLYDYFSLDRDSFCTVLEYCEGNDLDFYLKQNKLMTEKEGRSIVMQLVNALKYLNQIRPPIIHYDLKPGNILLVNGTACGEIKITDFGLSKIMDDDNYSSADGMELTSQGAGTYWYLPPECFVVGKEPPRISNKVDVWSVGVIFYQSLYGRKPFGHNQSQQDILQENTILKATEVQFPPKPVVTPEAKAFIRRCLAYHKEDRVDVLQLASDPFLMPHIRKALGSNAPQASPIPSTSSCYSSSASN; encoded by the exons ATGATGGAAGGACTTCATAGCCAGGCTATCAGCCTGGACCCACGCAGACAGGAACTGCTTGAGGCCCGTTTCACTGGAGTCGGTGTCGCTAAG AGTTCAGCTAACAGCGAATCATCCAACCAGTCTCTGTGCAGCGCAGGATCACTCAGCGACAAGGAACTGGAG aCACCAGAGAAGAAGGTTAatgagagaagcaggaaaagaaaaggagacatTTCTGACAGTAACAGCCAAG GAAAGGGAAGAGCTCACAAAATAAGTGATTATTTTGAG TTTGCTGGTAGCAGTGGTTCTGGCACCAGTCCTGCCCGGGGCGTTCCTCTGCTGGTACGATCCTCTCCACAGCACTCACTGTCTATTCCTTCG TTTCAGCATGGCAGTTCTTCATCCACAGGCTCAGCCCACACAGACTCTTCATCATGTAGCTCTGTTAAAACAGTCCCCACACACTCCTCCTGCTCACACAAAGCCATCCAG TCAGAACTGACTCTGCTGAAACTGATAGCACTGGAGAAGAACAAGAACTCTGACCTGGAGAAGAAAGAAGGGAGGATAGATGACCTGCTGAGG GCAAACTGTGACTTGAGGCGGCAGGTCGAAGAGCAGCAGAAGATGCTAGAGCGCTACAAGGAGCGGCTTAACAAGTGCGTGACCATGAGCAAGAAGCTGCTAATTGAGAAG TCAAAGCAGGAGAAGATGGCTTGCAGGGACAAGAGCATGCAGGACCGTTTACGCTTGGGTCACTTCACCACAGTGCGCCACGGAGCCTCCTTCACCGAGCAGTGGACAGATGGCTATGCCTTCCAGAACCTCATCAa GCAGCAAGAGCGAATCAACTCGCAGCGAGAGGACATTGAAAGACAGAGGAAGCTGCTGGGGAAAAGGAAACCTCCCTCCATGGCCCAGACACCTCCACCCAACATGGAACAGAACAAACGGAAGAGCAGAAGCAATGGCCAGGAGAATGAAAC GTTGTCACTGGCAGAATACCACGAGCAAGAGGAGATTTTCAAACTTCGAATTGGACATCTAAAAAAG GAAGAAGCAGAGATCCAAGCGGAGCTAGAGCAATTGGAGCGTGTAAGAAATCTGCACATTCGGGAACTGAAGAGAATCCATAATGAGGACAACTCACA GTTTAAAGACCACCCCACACTGAATGACCGATATCTGCTGTTACATTTACTTGGAAGAGGTGGCTTTAGTGAAGTTTTTAAG GCTTTTGATTTGACAGAGCAGAGGTATGTGGCCATTAAAATCCATCAGCTCAACAAGAactggagggaggagaagaaagaaaactaCCACAA ACATGCCTGTAGAGAATACAGAATCCACAAAGAACTTGATCACCCAAGAATAGTCAAACTTTATGACTATTTCTCACTTGACAGAGACTC GTTCTGCACAGTGCTGGAGTACTGTGAAGGCAATGATCTGGATTTTTACTTGAAGCAAAATAAGCTGATGACGGAGAAAGAGGGCCGCTCTATTGTTATGCAGCTGGTCAACGCCCTCAAGTACCTCAATCAGATTCGCCCGCCCATCATCCACTATGACCTCAAGCCTG GAAACATCCTGTTGGTTAACGGCACAGCTTGTGGGGAGATTAAGATCACTGACTTTGGCCTCTCCAAGATCATGGATGATGATAACTACAGCTCTGCAGATGGCATGGAGCTGACCTCACAGGGAGCAGGAACCTACTG GTATCTGCCACCCGAGTGTTTTGTTGTCGGCAAGGAGCCCCCCAGAATATCCAATAAGGTGGACGTTTGGTCTGTAGGTGTCATCTTCTACCAGAGCTTATATGGACGCAAG cCTTTTGGTCATAACCAGTCACAACAGGACATCCTACAAGAAAACACTATACTGAAAGCCACGGAGGTCCAGTTTCCCCCTAAACCTGTGGTCACCCCAGAAGCAAAG GCCTTTATTCGACGTTGTCTGGCTTACCACAAAGAGGACAGAGTGGATGTGCTACAGTTGGCCAGTGACCCCTTCCTAATGCCCCACATTCGAAAAGCCCTAGGCAGCAATGCACCCCAAGCATCTCCAAttccctccacctccagctgctACAGCAGCAGTGCCTCCAACTGA